Genomic DNA from Vicinamibacterales bacterium:
GCCCCGGGATACCCAGCGTGCGCCATGGCACGAAGCTCAGGACGACCGACCGACACAAACGCAGTCTCTGTCGCAGAAAGCAAGGCATTCAACAGTAAACACAACGTGATAATGGCGATTTCCACCATAGCTTCTTTGCCTCACCCGCCCTGGTTGCGATGCGGGTAGTTAAAGGTATTAAATGCGGTAAGAAGGGTCTTACAACTCCACCATCATAGCGCAGCCCTTGCACTTGAGGGGACACTCTCTCTGAACGAAAACGACCTTAACTGCTACAGAGGTCAAAGGTCTGAGGCTGCACGGTCTCGTTGACCGACGCTTCGTTTGCTAAATGGCTGGCAGTCAACGATTGAGCGAGCACGCCGAAGACAACAGCAAATGCGGCAATCCGACTCATGCGTCGATTATTCGCCCACGCTTAATAAGGTGTTGCTTGATCTTGTCGTGGTACGCGAAGAGAGCCGGCGTGCCTCCAGAGTGGATGAAGACTAGCCGGGTGCCGGACGGCCAGCGACCAGCGGCGTGGTGGGCGAGCAACCCTGAGAAAACCTTAGCTGAGTAGACTGGGTCGAGTAAGATTCCCTCCGTCTCAGCCATTAGCATAAGGCCATCGAGACAACCTTCGGTGGCGTCACCGTACTCCTGCCCAATGTAGCCGTCGTGGATTTCGTAGCCCTCACGAGAACGGTCTGGATCGACATCGAGTAGTCGACAGATTCCAGCCCACCATTTCACCAAATTTTCCTCGCACTTTTGTTGAGACGCGTTCACGCTGATGCCGATGAGAGGACACTCAACGCCGCACTCACGAAGTGCCAGTAAGGTCGAGGTGAAGATGCCCCCAGTGCCGAATGGAATGTAAACCGCATCGGGCCTAATGTCCTGTAACTCGAACTGGTCAACCAACTCCAGTCCCGCGCGAACATATCCCAGACAACTCGTCGGCGTCGTTCCGCTGACCGGGATGTAGTAGGGCCGCTCTCCCTTCAACCGCAACTCTTCGCAAAATGCCAAGGCGTGTGATTCCAAGTCCCAGTGGTCCCTAGTCTCGACAAATCGAACCTCCGCACCCATTAGGTAAACCGTCAGGAGATTGGACTGAAACGCTTTCAATTCGTCACTACTTAGGACGAGCGCGCTCTTAAGTCCTAACTTCCTAGCAGCAGCAGTCGTCAGGCGTGCATGATTACTCTGCGCGCTACCGCAGGTAACCAATACGGTTGCACCCTGGGAGTTCGCCTTGGCCGTCTCGTATTCCAGCTTGCGTGGCTTGTCCCCGCCCAAGGCTAGGTCAGTAAGATCATCTCGCTTAATAAATAGATCAACATCCAAACGCTCACTCAGGTGTTTCAGATGAACTAAGGGCGTCGGCGTTCTGATTAACTCATTCCGGGGGTATTTGGCCAATACTTGCTGGATGGACTTGGTGACGGTCATGGGCCTTGGAATTATAGACACAGAAGGGACTACACTTAGGGTTCGAGGGTAATACTAAGGTTATTAGTGAGGGGGGCTCATGTGTGCACCACATGTCATTGAGACAGTTCGTCGAACAGTGTCGCGACGGGAACTGCTGGGCACCATTGGGACGGTCACCCTTGGCGCGGCGTGTGGGGGAACCGCTCCAGTTGAAACATCAACCGCGGTAAGTCCTGAGCCGCAATCGGGGAAATTCGACCAGATCTTCGACCTGACACATGTGCTCACAATGTCGATCCCAGTTTACCCGTCACTTACAAAACCACAGATGCGCCAGACTGCGAGTCTTGAGGAAAACGGCGTTTACAACAACGACCTGGTTTTCGGTGAGCACACCGGCACACATATCGATGCTCCTATGCACTTTGCTGAAGGTGGTTTAACCACGGATCAATTACCAGCCGAGCGCTTCTTCGCACCGCTGGTGGTCCTGTCAATTGCTGCACGGGCCAGCAGTAATCCTGACACGGTTGTGACTATCGATGACATTCTGTCTTGGGAGCAGGAACACGGCCGCCTGCCCGAAAAAGCGTTTGTAGCGATGCTGTCAGGGTGGGGAGACCGAATCAGCGACGCCGAAGCGTTCACGAACGCAGACGAAGCAGGAGTAACACACTATCCCGGCTTCAGTGGAGAAACGGCTTCGTTCCTTTGTGAAGAACGGGACATCGTCGGTGTAGGTGTTGATACATTCAGCCTCGATACCGGTAACGCTGAAGGCTACCCAGCCCACCGAACATTCTTGCCTGCTGGAAAATACGGCGTTGAACTAATCGCAAACCTCGACACTGTTCCGGCAGCGGGTGCAACCATTATCGTGGGTGCGCCAAAGCATGAGCGCGGGTCGGGTGGTCCAGCGAGGGTTTTCGCAGTGAATTAAGCTGGTCGGCGATAGGAGCGGACATTGAAATGCGGACCGTAGCGGTTTTCGCGATAATCGCACTGGCGGTGGTGACCGGCCTGACCCAAACCCATCTAGGATCCATCCGTGGCACGGTAACCGACTCGACTGATGCCCGTATTGCTGGGGCCACAGTGGAGGTCGTAAACACCTCGACCAACATACGTCGTGTCATAACTACCAGTGGCGAGAGTGCCTTCGTTTTTTCGCAGCTGCCGCCCGGCGAATTCAGAATCTCAATCGGACGGGACGGATATAAGACCCACGTTAGTCGAGTGGTGCTCCAAGTCAGTCAGCGACTTCGTCTAGATGCTCAACTTGAGCTCGGTGTGGTTACAGAGCAGGTGATCGTAACCGCACCCGATACACCGATTGAGCTAGATTCCTCTGCATTAACGACGGTTATTGATAACCAGCAGATTGTCCAGTTACCCCTCGACGGACGGAATTTCCTCGAACTCGCGTTGCTCGCAGCGGGAACCTCGCCGTCTCCACAAGGGTCGGCAGCCTCGGTTCGTGGTGACTTCGCCATGAGCGTCAACGGCGCGCGCGAAAATGCAAATGCGTTCCTACTCGATGGTGCTTACAACGTCGACCCTAAACTGAACACCCCGGCCGTGCGACCGACAATCGACGCGATCAAGGAATTTCGTATCCTGACCAGCACGTACGATGCGTCTTTTGGCCGTCATGCCGGCGCCCAAGTCAACGTGACGACAAAGACTGGTGCCAATCAGTTTAGTGGTACGGCCTACGAGTTCTTCCGCACAGAAGCGCTAAATGCTAGGAATGCGTTCGCACCAACCGACGGCCCGGCACCAGACTACCGACGGAATCAGTTCGGCATGTCACTCGGTGGACCATTGATTGAGAACCGGACATTCTTTTTCACCGATTACGAAGGCCTGCGACTCAAAGAGGGGGTCACCAAGATCGCAAATGTGCCGACGCTCGCCGAGCGGCAAGGTGATTTGTCAGCCAGCCTGCTTACACCACCAACCAACCCGTTCACCGGCCAGCGTTTTCCAGGCGACGTCATTCCGGCACCGTTCTTGAATCCAATTGGCAAAGCAATCGCCAACCTCTACCCGCTCCCGAATCGTAATGTTCCCTTCGAAAACTACATCGCGTCGCCTAACCAGCGTGACCGTAACGATCGCTTTGATGCCCGAATCGATCACACGCTCGGCCCTGGGTCCGGACTGACAGCGCGCTATAGCTTCGGAGATCGGCGGTTATTTGAACCGTTCTCGGGGACAGGTTTCGCCGAGGTACCGGGTTTTGGGTCAAACATTGAACGCCGAGCTCAGAATCTCATGGTCAGTCAGACCCAAGTCATCTCGCCGGCCGTTGTGAACGACCTGCGGATAGCGTTCAGTCGGGTGTCTACTGGCGTATTTCACCAGAATTTCGGTAACAGCCTTAACAGCACTGTAGGACTGCCAGAAATGTCGACTAATCCTCGGGATTTCGGCCTTAGCTTTATTAAAGTCACCGGCTACTCACCCATCGGCGACGAGTTCAATAATCCGCAGCATAGCGAGACCAACCTTTTACAAGTATTGAACTCGCTTAGCTTCGTTCGTGGACGTCATCTACTGAAAGCCGGTTTTGATGCACACTTCACCCGCCAGAAGGCATTCCGTGATGTCCAGTCGCGAGGTTTTCTAACATTCACCAGCCAACCGTACTTCACAGGTAACGCGCTCGCCGATCTCCTGCTTGGTCTACCCCTCATGACAGGGGGCGCCACACTTGACAACCGCCAGCAGCTACGCACTGAGAGCTTTAACGCATTCTTCCAGGACGAGATTAGGCTCAACTCTAGCCTTACGGTGTCCGCCGGTGTTCGGTACGAAGTCACTTCACCCCCTGTCGACACCAATGATCGTGCAAACGTTTTTGATCCTGTATCACAGGCGGTCGTCCGAGTGGGCACCAAGGGTATCCCTCGTGGTGGCTATGCAACCGACTACAACAACATCGCCCCGCGCTTCGGGCTCGCGTGGACGCCCGGTATGAGCAACAACACTGTGGTTCGCGGTGGATATGGGATTTACCACAATCGAACGGCCTTAGCACCTGGCGAGGGGCTGTATTTTAATCCCCCGTTCTTCGATTTCAACTTGTGGTATCCGTTACCGGGGGCTCCGCTGACACTAGCTAACCCATTTCCGACTCAGTTTCCGATAGCGACGCCTCCGTCAGCGTTAGCATTCGATCGCAACCTAAAGACTCCATGGCTACAGCAGTGGAGCCTTCCAGCACCAGTTCGGCAATCGACGGTCGGTGGAGGTGAATTACGTCGGCTCAAAGGGGCACAATTTGCTCACCGCGCGAGACATTAATCAGGCCGCGCCGAGCCCACAACCCTACAACCTGCGGCCAAATCCGCAGTTCGGCGACATTGTTACATTAGAGTCAACCGCCACATCGCGTTACAACGCTTTGCAGCTAAAGGCTCAGCAGCGAATGCTCAACGGTCTTACGATGCATGCCGCCTACACCCTCGGTAAAGGGACCGACGATGCCTCGGATTTATTTACGAGTGCAGGCGACCCCAATTTTCCACAGGACAGTAATAATCCGAAAGTCGAGAGTGGGCGCTCGAGTTTCGACATCAGACATCGTTTCTCGATGAGTTTCTCCTACGCCCTGCCGTTCGGCCTAGACCAGCGGTTCGTTATCGATGGCCTGGCCTCTCATATCTTCGGAAACTGGACGGTCGCCGGTATCTTCACGGCACAAAGCGGCTCACCATTCACCGTGGCGCTCCTTCCCGAAGTTGACAACAGCAACACAGGCCGCGCCGCACTCGGGTTCGGGATGAACGACCGACCGAATCTTGCCGGAGACCCAGTCCGTCCGAACCCATCGGCCACTGCTTGGTTTAACACCACATCATTTAGTCTCCCTCCGTACGGCAGCTTTGGGAATGCAGGTCGTAATATCCTCGATGGACCGGGATTCCAAAATCTCAACTTAGCACTGCTCAAGCAGGCGTCTCTCAACAAAGACCTAGATGTACAGATTCGGCTCGAGGCGTTCAACGTCCTAAACCGAGTAACCCTTGGACTGCCCGATGCATTTCTTGGTTCACCAACTTTTGGACGTATCCTTTCAGCCGGTTCTGCCAGGCGTTTACAACTCGGACTGAAATTGATCTATTAAGCACAAGAAACAACAGAGGTGGAGTTCTCCCGCCAAACGTTGGGTAAGGCGCGGTCACCACTCGCAGTCATTGCCCAACGATTCCTAAGAGGACAGCGAATCAGAATCGTCAGTCTGCCGACTCAAATGGTCAAGCATTCTTCACCTTGACGGACAAAACATGTGCATACTAAGGTCAGGTTGGCTGTCATTCGGACTCCTTGAACGAAATGACAAAACTTAGTCCTCGTCACCTCAATCGCGTTGCTCTCTGGGTTAGCTTGACGGCTTTTTCTGTCGTGCCTGCAACGGCGAACGACTGGCCCGATTGGCGAGGGCCAAATCGTGACGGCACCTCCCTCGAAACTGGTCTGATCGCAACCTGGTCACCAGACGGTGAAAACTTAGCTTGGAGAGTGCCCTATGGTGGACGCTCCGGCCCGATCGTTAACAACGGACACGTGTACATCCAAAACGCCGTCGGTGAGGGTGAAAACCTCCAAGAACGACTAATGGCGTTCGACGTGAGTAACGGAGCACTCCTCTGGCAGCACCGGTTTAATGTGTATTTGAGCGACGTGCCGCCTCACCGGGTGGGTTGGGCATCGCCAGTTAGCGATGTCGTTACTGGACACCTCTACGTTTTCGGTGCTGGGGGGAGCTTGCTATCCCTTACTGCTCATGGGGAACTACGCTGGGAGCGATCGTTGAACGAAGAGTTTGGTCTCATTACCACCCACGGTGGGCGCACCGTGTCCCCAGTTCTCGACGGCGACCTAGTGATCATCAGTGGGCTGTCCTCGGGATGGGGCAACCAAGCAATTGGACGTCACCGCTTCATGGCTTTTCACAAGGACACCGGCGAGACTATCTGGGTAAGCACACCGGGCGGCCGCGCCTTTGACACAACTTATTCAACTCCGATTATTAGCGAAGTCGGCGGAACCCGACTCCTCATCGCTGGCGGTGGCGACGGCACCGTCCACGCACTCCAACCGCAAACGGGTCAACCAGTGTGGAATTTTTCGATGAGTAAACGCGGTATTAATACTGGTGTCGTGATCGCGGGTGACCGAGCTTTCGTCAGCCACGGGGAGGAAAATCTCGATACCAGTGAGATGGGATTACTTGCGGCGATCGACGCCACAATAACCGGCGCCCTCGGTTCAGACGCCGTTGCTTGGCAGGTAACCGGCGTTCTCAGCAGTTACTCCTCACCCGTCATCGACGGTGATCGGATCTACCAAGTAGACAACAGCGCAAACCTGGCAGCCTTCGATACCTCGTCGGGAAGCAAGCTATGGGAATTAAACATCGGCACGATTCAACGTGCATCACCGGTTTTGGCAGACGGTAAGCTGTACGTCGGGTCGGTGACAGGACGCTTTTTCGTCCTTGAGCCAAGTCGAGATGGAGCCGAGATCCTGTCGGAAGTCCAACTAGGCACTGTGACTGAACCCGAAGAATTGTTGGGGTCACCCGCTATCGCGAATGGACGTGTTTATGTCGTCACAGACCGAGCTCTATACGCGATCGGCCCCAAGGTGCCACGTGTCGAGCGCCGCCTACCGACACCGGCTTCGCTCCCAACGTCAACCGACCCAGTAGCCCATGTCCGTGTTTCACCGACTGAACTGGTTGTTGAGCCTGGACAGCTGGTGTCGCTTCGAGTCGACCTATTCGATGCACGGGGACAGTTGTTGCCCCAAAGCGAGGTGACCTGGGCACTTGATGGGCTTGACGGACGGGTCACGGCCAATGGCGAGTTCCTTGCCGAACCCACTACGGGTGGCCAAGCTGGGTCGGTAACAGCAACGGTCAATAACGTCACCGGAGGTGCGCGGCTACGGGTGATCCCAGCCCTCCCCAATACATACGATTTCGAAGGAGATGCGCCAGGCAGTTCGCCAGCGTTCTGGATTGCGTCAGCCGGAAAATTTGAAGTCCGAGACGTGGATGGTAGTCGCGTTTTGGTTAAGAAATCAGATAACCCGTTCACTCGTCGCGCGCGGGTGTATAACGGCGCTGCCCAACTCTCCGACTACACAGTCGAAGCGGACATCTCAGCAATCCAGAGCCGGCGCCAGATGGGTGACGCTGGGGTCAATGCTCAGAGGCATACACTGGTCCTGATGGGCAACCATCAGCGGCTGGAACTCCAGACCTGGCAACCCGAGACCGTGCGTACCGTTACAACCCCTTTTGCTTGGGAACCGGATACATGGTACCGCCTAAAGCTCAGCGTCGAGAATCTTGACGATGGTCGTGTCCACGCACGCGGTAAGGTGTGGCCACGTGCCGATGCGGAGCCAGACGACTGGACCCTGCAGATGGTCGATGAAAATCCGCATCAACAAGGTAGTCCCGGTATTTACGCAAATGCGCCCTTCGAGATCTTTTTCGACAACATCCGAGTGTATGAAAACTAGTAATCAAGCACCGGGTATTTGGAGTAGGAGTTGGTAGTGATGCGACGACGATTGCCTTGGTTCGGCGCCGTTGGTGCGTTCGTTGGTCTACTCAACATTTTCGTTGTGGCGCAGGAGTCATCGTCACAACAGAGTGACTGGCCGATGTGGGGCGGGACACCTGACCGAAACATGATTTCAAACATGGTCGGTCTCCCCAGCGACTGGGATATAGCCACCGGACACAACATTAAGTGGGTAGCTGAACTTGGTTCGCAGACTTATGGCAATCCAGTCGTCGCCGAAGGAGTCGTGCTGGTAGGCACAAACAACGAAGCAGTTAAGGACCTACGGCAGCAAGGTGACATGGGCGTTCTTATGGCCTTTCGTGAGGAAAATGGCGAATTGCTTTGGCAACATGCCAACGCGAAGCTAGCCGCGGGCCGGGTGCACGACTGGCCCTATCAAGGCGTGTGTTCGTCCCCACTGGTCGAAAATGGTGTGGTTTATTACGTCTCGAATCGAGGCGAAGTATTGGCACTCGATATCGAAGGTTTTCGAGACGGCGAAAATGACGGATGGGTAACAGACGAACCCTATTCGAGCGAGATTGATGCCGATGTTATTTGGCGGTTCGATATGCTCGAGGAAGTTGGCGCATTTCCCCACAACATGTCCAACTCGTCGCCCGTCGTCTACGGTGATTTAATTTTTGTAAGCACCTCAAACGGTCAGGATGAAAGCCATGTGAACATCCAGTCACCCATGGCGCCGGCAATTATCGCTTTGAATAAAACGACCGGCGAATTGATTTGGGAGGACAACTCCGTGGATGACCGCATTCTCCACGGCCAGTGGGCATCGCCAACGGTTGGGACAATTGGCGGCGTCGACCAAGTAATCATGGGGCAGGGTGACGGTTGGATACGCGGCTACGAGGTAACATCGGGCGAGAAGCTTTGGGAATTTGACACGAACCCGAAGGACTCTGTCTGGCCACGAACACGTAATGAGCTCATCGCCACGGCAGTTGTTTACAACGATCTCGTTTATATCGCCAACGGACAGGACCCGGAACATGGCGAGGGAATCGGTAATATGTATGCGATCGACGCTACGCAGCGTGGGGATATCACTGAGCTGGGTCGTGTCTGGTACTACACGGACATTCGCCGGACAGTGTCGACTGCAGCAATCTACGATGGGCTGATCTACCAACCGGACTTCAGTGGCTTCCTCCACTGCCTGGATGCGAAAACCGGAGAAGTTTACTGGGTTTACGACACGTTCGCCGCCATCTGGGGCTCACCTCTCGTAGTCGATGGCCGCGTCTATCTAGGTGATGAAGACGGGGACGTTGTCGTGCTGAAAACCGGCAAGGAACTTGAGGTTATTGCCGAGAATTACCTCGGCAGTGCCGTTTACAGTACTCCGGTGCCAGCCAACGGCGTACTCTTTCTAGGCTCCCGTAATCAACTGTTCGCTCTCGTCGAAAACTGAGACGAAGTACATGCAGCGACGTTCAAAGAGAAAGCTGCCAAGGACAATTTCAATGCGTGCGGTAATTATGGTCCTAGCTTTGATCATGGCTAGTGCTGCCGACGGGGCGTCGGGTGCGGACAGTCAGCCCTTGCCAAACGAACCGCGATCGACTGTTGATTGGCCACAGTTCCGAGGTGACCTATCACTGGATGGGGTTTCGACATCACCAGTGCCTGATGACCCTCAACTGCTGTGGACCTTTGATACGGGTGAAATGGTGGACTCATCAGCAGCAATCGCTAATGGTGTCGTCTACGTGGGCACCTACGCCGGTGACCTCATAGCTCTCAATCTTAGTGATGGCTCACCCCGCTGGCGCTACCATGCGTCAGAATGGGGCATCGGTGAATCATCTCCAGCCGTGGTAAACGGCACCGTCTACATTGGAGATCTCTCTGGAGTGCTGCACGCCGTTGACATCAACACCGGTAAGGCTCGCTGGACCTTCGAGACAGAGGCCGAGATCAAATCCTCACCCGTCCTCGTCAACGGCATCGTCCTCATCGGATCATACGACAGCCATCTATATGGCCTCTCGGCAGACAGTGGTAACCCGATCTGGAAGTTTGAAACCAGCAGTTACGTCCACGCCACGCCGGCAGTCGTCAACGGCATCGCATATTTCGGTGGATGCGACGAAGAATTCCGAGGTGTGCGGGTGAGCGACGGTGAGGAAATCTTCGCAGTCTCCTCCGGCGCCTACACCGCTGCTTCTCCCACAATCATAGGCACGACCGCGTTTTACGGCACTTTTGCCAATGAGGTGTTAGCTCTCGACCTCGACCAAGGGGTGATTCGATGGCGTTACGAACATCCCACTCGTCACTTCCCCTTCTACTCGTCCCCAGCCTTTCACAACGGACTCGTTGTGCTCGGAGGACGCGACCGGATGGTGCACGCACTCGACGCTGAGACCGGTAAATCCCAATGGGTCTTCACCACACGCGGTCGAATTGATTCGTCACCAGCAATCGCTGGTGATCGCGTTTATGTTGGCTCCAATGACGGGCGACTCTACGGCCTTGCCCTGTCCGATGGCACGCACGAATGGGAATACGAAATCGGATCATCCGTGAGCACCTCTCCGGCGATCGCTAGCGGCCGAATCGTTGTCGGCGCTGAAGACGGACTGATCTACTGCTTCGGATGAGGACTCGGTATCCGCCCCGGTGTCCGTTGACTTCCACCTACGTGCTTGGTACAGGCAAGGGTGCCGTCAGGGCAACCGGTTTCTAAGGAATTCCGGATGAAAACGTCGCAAACCTGCGCACCATTCGCCGTGGTTCTGCCGGAGAACCGAACGCACAAAGCTGACTCCGCCCTCCACCGAGAATGCTAATTGGTTGACAGGTTAAGCTGGTATTAGCTCTATTGTTGTAGTAGAGTCTCCCGCCGGCGTTCATATGACGGTGATCATACCGTGAAGACTCCTGAAGGCAAAAAATGCCGAAAAAACTACCTAAACACGCATTTGAGCCAGTGAGACTAGTCGCATTTTGGAGGATCGCGAATCATGGAAGTTAATCGAAGAAAATTCATGGCATCCGTAGGGGGTGTGGCTGCAGTCGAACTGATGTCGCCCGAAAACCGGGCGGAAGCTGTTGAGCATTTTGCTTCGAC
This window encodes:
- a CDS encoding D-cysteine desulfhydrase family protein, giving the protein MTVTKSIQQVLAKYPRNELIRTPTPLVHLKHLSERLDVDLFIKRDDLTDLALGGDKPRKLEYETAKANSQGATVLVTCGSAQSNHARLTTAAARKLGLKSALVLSSDELKAFQSNLLTVYLMGAEVRFVETRDHWDLESHALAFCEELRLKGERPYYIPVSGTTPTSCLGYVRAGLELVDQFELQDIRPDAVYIPFGTGGIFTSTLLALRECGVECPLIGISVNASQQKCEENLVKWWAGICRLLDVDPDRSREGYEIHDGYIGQEYGDATEGCLDGLMLMAETEGILLDPVYSAKVFSGLLAHHAAGRWPSGTRLVFIHSGGTPALFAYHDKIKQHLIKRGRIIDA
- a CDS encoding cyclase family protein; amino-acid sequence: MCAPHVIETVRRTVSRRELLGTIGTVTLGAACGGTAPVETSTAVSPEPQSGKFDQIFDLTHVLTMSIPVYPSLTKPQMRQTASLEENGVYNNDLVFGEHTGTHIDAPMHFAEGGLTTDQLPAERFFAPLVVLSIAARASSNPDTVVTIDDILSWEQEHGRLPEKAFVAMLSGWGDRISDAEAFTNADEAGVTHYPGFSGETASFLCEERDIVGVGVDTFSLDTGNAEGYPAHRTFLPAGKYGVELIANLDTVPAAGATIIVGAPKHERGSGGPARVFAVN
- a CDS encoding TonB-dependent receptor, which encodes MRTVAVFAIIALAVVTGLTQTHLGSIRGTVTDSTDARIAGATVEVVNTSTNIRRVITTSGESAFVFSQLPPGEFRISIGRDGYKTHVSRVVLQVSQRLRLDAQLELGVVTEQVIVTAPDTPIELDSSALTTVIDNQQIVQLPLDGRNFLELALLAAGTSPSPQGSAASVRGDFAMSVNGARENANAFLLDGAYNVDPKLNTPAVRPTIDAIKEFRILTSTYDASFGRHAGAQVNVTTKTGANQFSGTAYEFFRTEALNARNAFAPTDGPAPDYRRNQFGMSLGGPLIENRTFFFTDYEGLRLKEGVTKIANVPTLAERQGDLSASLLTPPTNPFTGQRFPGDVIPAPFLNPIGKAIANLYPLPNRNVPFENYIASPNQRDRNDRFDARIDHTLGPGSGLTARYSFGDRRLFEPFSGTGFAEVPGFGSNIERRAQNLMVSQTQVISPAVVNDLRIAFSRVSTGVFHQNFGNSLNSTVGLPEMSTNPRDFGLSFIKVTGYSPIGDEFNNPQHSETNLLQVLNSLSFVRGRHLLKAGFDAHFTRQKAFRDVQSRGFLTFTSQPYFTGNALADLLLGLPLMTGGATLDNRQQLRTESFNAFFQDEIRLNSSLTVSAGVRYEVTSPPVDTNDRANVFDPVSQAVVRVGTKGIPRGGYATDYNNIAPRFGLAWTPGMSNNTVVRGGYGIYHNRTALAPGEGLYFNPPFFDFNLWYPLPGAPLTLANPFPTQFPIATPPSALAFDRNLKTPWLQQWSLPAPVRQSTVGGGELRRLKGAQFAHRARH
- a CDS encoding PQQ-binding-like beta-propeller repeat protein, with amino-acid sequence MTKLSPRHLNRVALWVSLTAFSVVPATANDWPDWRGPNRDGTSLETGLIATWSPDGENLAWRVPYGGRSGPIVNNGHVYIQNAVGEGENLQERLMAFDVSNGALLWQHRFNVYLSDVPPHRVGWASPVSDVVTGHLYVFGAGGSLLSLTAHGELRWERSLNEEFGLITTHGGRTVSPVLDGDLVIISGLSSGWGNQAIGRHRFMAFHKDTGETIWVSTPGGRAFDTTYSTPIISEVGGTRLLIAGGGDGTVHALQPQTGQPVWNFSMSKRGINTGVVIAGDRAFVSHGEENLDTSEMGLLAAIDATITGALGSDAVAWQVTGVLSSYSSPVIDGDRIYQVDNSANLAAFDTSSGSKLWELNIGTIQRASPVLADGKLYVGSVTGRFFVLEPSRDGAEILSEVQLGTVTEPEELLGSPAIANGRVYVVTDRALYAIGPKVPRVERRLPTPASLPTSTDPVAHVRVSPTELVVEPGQLVSLRVDLFDARGQLLPQSEVTWALDGLDGRVTANGEFLAEPTTGGQAGSVTATVNNVTGGARLRVIPALPNTYDFEGDAPGSSPAFWIASAGKFEVRDVDGSRVLVKKSDNPFTRRARVYNGAAQLSDYTVEADISAIQSRRQMGDAGVNAQRHTLVLMGNHQRLELQTWQPETVRTVTTPFAWEPDTWYRLKLSVENLDDGRVHARGKVWPRADAEPDDWTLQMVDENPHQQGSPGIYANAPFEIFFDNIRVYEN
- a CDS encoding PQQ-binding-like beta-propeller repeat protein; its protein translation is MRRRLPWFGAVGAFVGLLNIFVVAQESSSQQSDWPMWGGTPDRNMISNMVGLPSDWDIATGHNIKWVAELGSQTYGNPVVAEGVVLVGTNNEAVKDLRQQGDMGVLMAFREENGELLWQHANAKLAAGRVHDWPYQGVCSSPLVENGVVYYVSNRGEVLALDIEGFRDGENDGWVTDEPYSSEIDADVIWRFDMLEEVGAFPHNMSNSSPVVYGDLIFVSTSNGQDESHVNIQSPMAPAIIALNKTTGELIWEDNSVDDRILHGQWASPTVGTIGGVDQVIMGQGDGWIRGYEVTSGEKLWEFDTNPKDSVWPRTRNELIATAVVYNDLVYIANGQDPEHGEGIGNMYAIDATQRGDITELGRVWYYTDIRRTVSTAAIYDGLIYQPDFSGFLHCLDAKTGEVYWVYDTFAAIWGSPLVVDGRVYLGDEDGDVVVLKTGKELEVIAENYLGSAVYSTPVPANGVLFLGSRNQLFALVEN
- a CDS encoding PQQ-binding-like beta-propeller repeat protein, coding for MRAVIMVLALIMASAADGASGADSQPLPNEPRSTVDWPQFRGDLSLDGVSTSPVPDDPQLLWTFDTGEMVDSSAAIANGVVYVGTYAGDLIALNLSDGSPRWRYHASEWGIGESSPAVVNGTVYIGDLSGVLHAVDINTGKARWTFETEAEIKSSPVLVNGIVLIGSYDSHLYGLSADSGNPIWKFETSSYVHATPAVVNGIAYFGGCDEEFRGVRVSDGEEIFAVSSGAYTAASPTIIGTTAFYGTFANEVLALDLDQGVIRWRYEHPTRHFPFYSSPAFHNGLVVLGGRDRMVHALDAETGKSQWVFTTRGRIDSSPAIAGDRVYVGSNDGRLYGLALSDGTHEWEYEIGSSVSTSPAIASGRIVVGAEDGLIYCFG